Proteins encoded within one genomic window of Dasypus novemcinctus isolate mDasNov1 chromosome 17, mDasNov1.1.hap2, whole genome shotgun sequence:
- the LOC101437081 gene encoding large ribosomal subunit protein eL21-like produces MTNTKGKRRGTRCMFSRPFRKHGVVPLATYMRIYKKGDIVDIKGMGTVQKGMPHKCYHGKRGRVYNVTQHAVGIVVNKQVKGKILAKRINVHIEHIKHSKSRDSFLKRVKENDQKKKEAKEKGTWVQLKCQPAPPREAHFVRTNGKEPELLEPIPYEFMA; encoded by the coding sequence atgacaaacacaaagggaaagaggagagggacCCGCTGTATGTTTTCTAGGCCTTTTAGAAAACATGGAGTTGTTCCTTTGGCCACATATATGCGAATATACAAGAAAGGTGATATCGTAGACATAAAGGGAATGGGCACTGTTCAAAAAGGAATGCCCCACAAATGTTACCATGGCAAAAGGGGAAGAGTCTACAATGTTACCCAGCATGCTGTTGGTATAGTGGTAAACAAACAGGTTAAGGGCAAGATTCTTGCCAAGAGAATTAATGTACACATTGAGCATATTAAGCACTCTAAGAGCCGAGATAGCTTCCTAAAACGTGTGAAGGAAAATgatcaaaaaaagaaggaagctaaAGAGAAAGGTACCTGGGTCCAACTGAAATGCCAGCCTGCTCCACCCAGGGAAGCACACTTTGTGAGAACTAATGGAAAAGAGCCTGAGCTACTGGAACCTATTCCCTATGAATTCATGGCATAA